The following are encoded in a window of Roseimaritima ulvae genomic DNA:
- a CDS encoding sigma 54-interacting transcriptional regulator: MANSSNTSNPTPARPSAYLVIRQGGRWTDVLRLLPGRRVRIGRASTSQIVIHSERCSRQHSEIFPVSDGEAWVVRDLNSRNGTLVDSQRIEEDHVLSEGETIEVAGCQMTFVRRIADAFGGGQGPALAPTAAGSDQQTTGGGESATITHRRDSSTYLKPQDIPLTGSRPAADTEAGRELFRLSFELARCDSAESAAATALQGIASHLGVGSGAVLLDPSDRPGPARATDVADLAVIATHQQGDRSYHRLPDLLASTVLKGNEAVLARNIRDDAKLATPDSQGNLSTSSTVCTPLRSKTGPVGVLHIYTDDGQRDLTPDDLEFIVAVGESLSLALRNLQREEQLSDTLQKTRRRVDQLREQLADTTKIVGKSEAILAVKENIRRAAPTPATVLIRGESGTGKELVAAAIHQYSNRAEGPFVCLNCAALSPTLLESELFGHEKGAFTGATERKLGKFEAADGGTLMLDEIGEMNQEIQAKFLRVLEGHAFERVGGNQPIKADVRVVAATNRDLEQAVREGKFRSDLYFRLHVVEILIPPLRQRGTDILRLADFFLKRFSQQMGRKIDGFTAAARKHLSRYDWPGNVRELKNVIERAVVLSSSPEVDVSDLVLSNIQLETQTPTTSGRNGSPAVELISLEAMEKRHIVDVLSATGGNKSRAATILGIERSTLDRKIRRYKLAPEQWNK; this comes from the coding sequence TTGGCAAATTCGTCTAATACGTCTAACCCGACCCCCGCGCGTCCCTCGGCTTACCTGGTCATCCGGCAGGGGGGGCGATGGACCGACGTGCTGCGGTTGCTGCCCGGCCGCCGCGTCCGCATCGGCCGGGCCAGCACCAGCCAGATCGTGATCCACAGCGAACGCTGCAGCCGCCAACATTCCGAGATTTTCCCGGTTTCCGACGGCGAAGCCTGGGTCGTGAGGGACCTGAACAGCCGCAATGGGACGCTGGTCGACAGCCAACGGATCGAGGAAGACCATGTACTGAGCGAAGGGGAAACGATCGAGGTGGCGGGCTGTCAGATGACCTTTGTCCGCCGCATCGCCGACGCTTTTGGCGGTGGCCAGGGACCGGCCCTAGCCCCGACAGCGGCCGGCAGCGACCAACAAACCACCGGCGGCGGCGAATCGGCCACGATCACGCACCGCCGCGACAGCAGCACCTACCTGAAACCTCAAGATATCCCTCTGACCGGATCGCGTCCGGCTGCGGACACCGAAGCCGGACGCGAGCTGTTCCGTTTGTCCTTCGAATTGGCTCGCTGCGATTCAGCCGAATCCGCCGCCGCCACGGCCCTGCAAGGCATCGCCAGTCACCTGGGTGTGGGCAGCGGGGCGGTGTTGCTGGACCCATCCGATCGACCGGGCCCGGCGCGGGCCACCGACGTGGCCGACTTGGCGGTGATCGCCACCCATCAACAAGGCGACCGTTCCTACCATCGCCTGCCGGACCTGCTGGCCAGCACTGTGCTCAAGGGCAACGAAGCCGTGTTGGCTCGCAACATTCGCGATGACGCCAAACTGGCCACCCCCGACAGCCAAGGCAATCTGTCGACCAGCAGCACCGTCTGCACGCCGCTGCGCAGCAAGACCGGTCCGGTCGGCGTGCTGCACATCTATACCGACGACGGGCAACGCGACCTGACGCCCGACGATCTGGAATTCATCGTTGCGGTTGGGGAAAGCCTATCGCTGGCGCTGCGCAATTTGCAGCGTGAAGAACAGCTCAGCGACACGCTGCAGAAGACGCGGCGACGCGTCGACCAGTTGCGAGAACAGCTGGCCGACACCACCAAAATCGTCGGCAAGAGTGAAGCGATCCTGGCGGTCAAAGAAAACATCCGCCGCGCCGCGCCCACTCCGGCCACCGTGCTGATCCGCGGAGAAAGCGGTACCGGCAAAGAACTTGTAGCCGCGGCGATCCACCAGTACAGCAACCGCGCCGAAGGGCCGTTTGTGTGTTTGAACTGCGCCGCACTATCGCCGACGCTGCTGGAAAGCGAATTGTTTGGGCACGAAAAAGGCGCCTTTACCGGCGCTACCGAACGCAAGCTGGGCAAGTTCGAAGCCGCCGACGGGGGCACACTGATGCTGGACGAAATCGGCGAGATGAACCAAGAGATTCAAGCCAAGTTTCTCCGCGTGCTGGAAGGCCATGCCTTTGAACGCGTGGGCGGCAATCAGCCGATCAAAGCCGATGTGCGAGTCGTGGCGGCGACCAACCGTGATTTGGAACAAGCCGTCCGCGAAGGCAAATTCCGCTCCGACTTGTATTTTCGTCTGCACGTGGTCGAAATCCTGATCCCTCCGCTGCGTCAACGCGGCACCGACATCCTGCGGCTGGCCGACTTCTTTTTGAAACGCTTCTCCCAGCAGATGGGGCGCAAGATCGACGGTTTCACCGCCGCGGCCCGCAAACACCTCAGCCGCTACGATTGGCCGGGGAACGTGCGAGAGCTAAAAAACGTCATCGAACGCGCCGTGGTGCTGTCGTCTAGCCCCGAAGTCGACGTCAGCGATTTGGTGCTGTCCAACATCCAGCTCGAGACTCAAACGCCCACTACATCTGGTCGCAACGGCAGCCCCGCGGTGGAACTGATCTCGTTGGAAGCCATGGAAAAGCGTCACATCGTCGATGTACTGAGCGCCACGGGCGGCAACAAAAGCCGCGCCGCCACGATCCTGGGCATCGAACGCAGCACCCTGGATCGCAAAATCCGCCGCTACAAACTCGCCCCCGAGCAATGGAACAAATAG
- a CDS encoding CPBP family intramembrane glutamic endopeptidase, with translation MASVALVAGMFVLVPTLTRWLGPAPGTLAVFALYWFGFCLPLGFVFQRPGQRRGLLSLKVGEQRWVPWSVLALVSLLAVAAWFEWPRPTPWAAITWALPLAVVNGFAEEFYWRGAFVTQAGGRRGLQVWGVVLFTAWHIPLVFAHGVSYHGPIVVVGGAAVVGAFWGLIAARTGRIGWTVVSHILTNAIVFVDLIATNFGN, from the coding sequence TTGGCATCGGTTGCCTTGGTTGCCGGCATGTTTGTGCTGGTACCAACACTAACCCGTTGGCTGGGCCCCGCGCCCGGGACGCTGGCCGTGTTCGCGCTGTACTGGTTCGGTTTCTGTTTGCCATTGGGGTTTGTGTTTCAGAGGCCCGGGCAGCGGCGGGGGCTGCTGAGCTTGAAGGTCGGCGAGCAGCGTTGGGTGCCGTGGAGCGTATTGGCTCTGGTGAGTTTATTGGCCGTCGCGGCTTGGTTCGAATGGCCGCGACCGACGCCGTGGGCAGCCATCACGTGGGCGCTGCCGTTGGCGGTGGTCAACGGGTTTGCGGAAGAGTTTTATTGGCGGGGAGCGTTTGTGACGCAGGCCGGCGGGCGGCGCGGCTTGCAGGTGTGGGGAGTCGTGCTGTTTACGGCTTGGCATATCCCCTTGGTGTTTGCCCACGGCGTTTCCTATCACGGCCCGATCGTCGTTGTTGGAGGCGCGGCCGTAGTGGGCGCGTTCTGGGGCCTGATCGCGGCGCGAACCGGACGCATCGGCTGGACCGTCGTCAGCCATATCCTCACCAACGCCATCGTCTTCGTGGACCTCATCGCCACCAATTTCGGAAACTAG
- a CDS encoding DUF4282 domain-containing protein — MFDGSFRYFLTPRIVKIFWILALVAAGIALTLVLGGYFLMLFGIMVADAAPTTGPQYAAELGTSADTLMQFQPGPSSNFTMMGKLGTVLFSTLYTLASCTMILMWLLFLRMILEAFCVLFGIRVNLRTMVETLQEG; from the coding sequence ATGTTCGATGGCTCCTTCCGTTATTTTTTAACTCCACGGATCGTCAAGATTTTTTGGATCCTGGCTTTAGTGGCCGCGGGCATCGCACTGACTCTGGTACTGGGCGGTTACTTTTTGATGCTGTTCGGCATCATGGTCGCCGACGCCGCGCCGACAACCGGTCCTCAATACGCCGCGGAACTGGGTACCTCGGCAGACACACTGATGCAATTTCAACCTGGCCCCTCATCGAACTTTACCATGATGGGAAAACTGGGCACGGTGCTGTTTTCCACGCTCTACACGCTGGCATCCTGCACAATGATCCTGATGTGGTTGCTGTTCTTGCGGATGATCCTGGAAGCCTTCTGTGTGCTGTTCGGTATCCGCGTCAATCTGCGGACGATGGTCGAAACACTGCAGGAGGGCTGA
- a CDS encoding serine/threonine-protein kinase, producing the protein MSSLDSIMADYLQRLEAGEQPAPETYLAAHPEHSEELRDFFQNHHWMEATEAAEPDLTGTQIGPYQLEHEIARGGMGVVYQARQQGLRRRVAVKLINGGVLASAEQRQRFRIEAEAAARMNHPHIVPIYDIGTWQGHPYFSMALVEGPTLEPMVQRHDCTPQCAASMVRDIALAIEYAHQQGIVHRDLKPDNVLLDGQQRPMLTDFGLAKWHRDGTLLTRTGQILGTPAYMSPEQAAGRTDTGPAADIYALGAILYALLTGRPPHQGDTPGEILQRVLTCDPIAPRQICPQVPADLEHICMQCLEDEPENRYASAAAVAEDLSRWLAGHRIVSDRSSILHQLTRALSRDQHQEHFRSWGRALFLMGCTILAAHTSIFVLNYLHLPQPIAFWVPRAAMFVALLGLIYYYRDGALTPHSVAERPVWSIWSGYLVTLAVMNVMLLMGGIPHTAIFPVAAALSGFGFLAMGGHVWGGAIVMGIAFQFVALLALWFPTAAPLLFGGTWFTALTILARRYRRPDAAPASAAASQTTIDQKPLPK; encoded by the coding sequence ATGAGCTCGCTCGATTCGATCATGGCCGACTATCTGCAGCGGCTCGAAGCGGGCGAACAACCGGCGCCGGAAACCTATTTGGCGGCGCATCCGGAACATTCGGAAGAGCTGCGTGATTTCTTCCAAAACCACCACTGGATGGAAGCCACCGAGGCGGCCGAGCCCGATCTGACGGGCACTCAAATCGGGCCCTACCAGCTGGAACATGAAATCGCTCGCGGCGGTATGGGCGTGGTCTACCAGGCTCGGCAGCAAGGCTTGCGGCGCCGCGTGGCGGTGAAATTGATCAACGGCGGCGTCTTGGCGTCGGCCGAACAGCGGCAGCGGTTTCGCATCGAAGCCGAAGCGGCCGCGCGGATGAACCATCCCCATATCGTGCCGATCTATGACATCGGTACCTGGCAGGGCCACCCCTATTTCTCGATGGCTCTGGTCGAAGGCCCCACCCTGGAACCGATGGTCCAGCGCCATGACTGCACGCCGCAGTGCGCGGCCAGCATGGTCCGAGACATCGCCTTGGCGATCGAATATGCGCATCAACAAGGCATCGTGCACCGCGATCTGAAACCCGACAACGTGTTGTTGGACGGCCAGCAACGCCCGATGCTGACCGATTTTGGATTGGCCAAATGGCATCGCGACGGCACCTTGCTGACCCGCACCGGGCAGATCCTCGGTACGCCGGCGTATATGAGTCCCGAACAGGCAGCCGGTCGAACCGATACCGGACCGGCCGCCGACATCTATGCACTCGGAGCGATCCTGTACGCGCTGTTGACCGGGCGACCACCGCATCAAGGCGACACGCCGGGAGAAATCTTGCAGCGTGTGTTGACCTGCGATCCGATCGCGCCGCGGCAGATCTGTCCGCAGGTGCCCGCCGATCTGGAACACATCTGCATGCAGTGCTTGGAAGACGAACCGGAAAACCGTTATGCCTCAGCCGCCGCGGTGGCCGAAGATCTGAGTCGCTGGTTGGCCGGTCATCGCATCGTCAGCGATCGCTCGTCGATATTGCATCAACTGACCCGCGCGCTGTCCCGCGATCAGCATCAAGAACACTTTCGGTCCTGGGGCCGTGCGCTGTTTCTGATGGGGTGTACGATCCTGGCCGCTCACACCAGCATCTTTGTGCTCAACTATTTGCACCTTCCCCAGCCGATCGCCTTTTGGGTGCCGCGAGCCGCGATGTTTGTGGCCCTGCTGGGACTGATCTATTACTATCGCGACGGCGCACTCACGCCGCACAGTGTAGCCGAACGTCCGGTATGGTCGATCTGGTCAGGGTACCTGGTCACGCTGGCCGTGATGAACGTGATGTTGTTGATGGGCGGCATTCCACACACGGCGATCTTTCCCGTCGCCGCGGCGCTCAGCGGGTTCGGGTTTCTGGCCATGGGCGGTCATGTCTGGGGCGGGGCCATCGTCATGGGCATCGCCTTCCAGTTCGTCGCGTTGCTGGCTCTGTGGTTCCCCACCGCCGCTCCGTTGTTGTTCGGCGGCACGTGGTTCACCGCCCTAACGATCTTGGCGCGGCGTTATCGTCGACCCGATGCTGCTCCGGCTTCCGCTGCCGCTTCCCAAACCACCATCGATCAAAAGCCTTTACCGAAGTAA
- a CDS encoding RNA polymerase sigma factor yields the protein MTLTDELQTLTVVELVRASQAGDRLAFGELFNRYRAGIVALAMRRVRNADEADELAQDVFIQAMEKIDQLRVPEAFGGWLRRIVHRMAINRVTRRQAPLACDPETLEATCFADGTPDGVALQREEAASVRAAVARLGVTDRETLRAFYMHGKSLVQMSEAFDAPVGTIKRRLHVARKRLAKEMDVAQAV from the coding sequence ATGACTTTGACTGATGAATTGCAGACCTTAACGGTTGTTGAGCTGGTGCGTGCATCTCAGGCCGGCGACCGATTGGCTTTTGGTGAACTGTTCAACCGTTACCGAGCCGGCATCGTGGCTCTGGCAATGCGGCGGGTACGCAACGCCGATGAAGCCGATGAGTTGGCGCAGGACGTGTTCATCCAGGCGATGGAAAAGATCGATCAGCTGCGGGTCCCCGAAGCATTCGGGGGCTGGTTGCGGCGGATCGTACATCGCATGGCCATCAACCGCGTGACCCGGCGTCAAGCTCCGTTAGCCTGCGATCCGGAAACGCTGGAAGCCACCTGCTTCGCTGACGGGACTCCCGACGGCGTGGCCTTGCAGCGTGAGGAAGCGGCCAGCGTCCGCGCTGCGGTCGCCCGTTTGGGTGTGACCGACCGAGAAACCTTGCGGGCGTTTTACATGCACGGCAAGTCGTTGGTGCAGATGAGCGAAGCGTTTGACGCTCCGGTCGGAACCATCAAGCGACGGTTGCACGTGGCCCGAAAGCGGTTGGCCAAGGAAATGGACGTCGCGCAAGCCGTTTAA
- a CDS encoding tetratricopeptide repeat protein, producing the protein MSTAKQPHAAAPASGLSTGLIVAAAIAAIGAFATLFSVWARTTTPGLADTLRIASAEYAAGRPAVAAQLAQSVTFPEDFEDQELIHLREFLIGAGIAAAADPEQDRAGWRLAMHEAIPHLQTAASYGFPPGREAEGKRLLGEALLSKGQFSAAAEQLGTAIEAAPALRLQLMPMLIESQLLADDIPPRVALQSVDSLLQWLAPKSPGYFDALMMRGRVLAEQQQWPQARQQFRQVIDECPDAQRVRDAQLLEAASQVSEAVALQEQIASPEPSPVVMDILEAAMQTLVELEREPDPLFAARAKLWIAQAYRTMQQSAAAITAATAVRQHRPFNAESIAGGTLEVELLAEQQMGQEALQTTRYLIREIGDPRLFDGRIVRLSEFRRRLTAAADRLRHAGMYQVAVDLARALPPVVPNDEALMLEAIALSDWGDETLRAGRAPTGEIPTEVAAEARRRYHAAGDAYAAAAQARFTTPDYVPTLWTAITAYEKSRDFEHTLELLEPYLRYEDRGMKPRGLITQGRALLALDRPGQALDPLIDCIVEHPRDSLRYEARLIAAMAHAERNELAEARQLLDDNLYDGTLAPESPVWRDSLYLLGQLLYRDAYRNHMLLTENLPEGLVPAPAEPIGFRENQVLLENAIQRLEETAQREQLSVSENRVKDDAARLEALSRAQHANYLAARSRQMAAHWPAVQAQAPDLLDTARRRLNQTREEHLEKAMLGFKALREKLARREEDQPLSEQELSLMRNCFLAEADVLRESGQWEQAAEAYRGISLRYMNQPAALEAMLGQAHCMESLGKTREAKLIIRQAERVLQRIPPSWDGQFVTTTRYDRQQWQRLLAWMAPPEADA; encoded by the coding sequence ATGTCCACTGCGAAGCAACCCCACGCCGCCGCCCCCGCGTCGGGACTGTCGACCGGGCTGATCGTCGCGGCGGCGATTGCGGCAATCGGAGCCTTTGCCACGTTGTTCAGCGTGTGGGCCCGGACCACCACTCCGGGCCTCGCCGATACGCTTCGCATCGCTTCGGCGGAATACGCGGCCGGACGCCCCGCAGTCGCCGCCCAATTGGCCCAAAGCGTTACCTTTCCCGAAGATTTCGAAGACCAGGAGCTGATCCATTTGCGGGAGTTTCTGATCGGCGCTGGGATCGCCGCGGCGGCCGATCCGGAGCAGGATCGGGCGGGCTGGCGTCTGGCCATGCACGAAGCCATTCCGCACCTGCAAACGGCCGCCAGCTACGGCTTTCCGCCCGGTCGCGAAGCCGAAGGCAAACGCTTGCTGGGCGAAGCTCTGCTTAGCAAAGGGCAATTCAGTGCGGCCGCCGAACAGTTGGGCACCGCCATCGAAGCCGCCCCGGCGCTGCGTTTGCAACTGATGCCGATGCTGATCGAAAGCCAACTGCTGGCCGACGACATTCCTCCACGAGTGGCCTTGCAATCGGTCGACTCGCTGCTGCAATGGCTGGCCCCCAAATCCCCGGGCTACTTCGACGCCCTGATGATGCGGGGCCGCGTGCTGGCCGAACAGCAACAGTGGCCACAGGCCCGGCAGCAATTTCGCCAAGTCATCGACGAGTGCCCCGATGCGCAGCGGGTCCGCGATGCCCAATTGCTGGAAGCCGCCAGTCAGGTGTCCGAAGCGGTGGCGCTGCAGGAACAGATCGCCAGCCCCGAGCCTTCGCCGGTGGTGATGGACATCTTGGAAGCCGCCATGCAAACGCTGGTCGAATTGGAACGCGAGCCGGACCCCCTGTTCGCGGCCCGCGCCAAACTGTGGATCGCTCAGGCCTATCGGACGATGCAACAATCCGCCGCCGCCATTACCGCGGCCACAGCGGTCCGCCAACATCGTCCCTTTAACGCCGAATCGATTGCTGGCGGCACCTTGGAAGTGGAACTGCTGGCCGAACAGCAAATGGGGCAAGAAGCCCTGCAGACGACCCGCTATCTGATCCGCGAAATCGGCGATCCTCGGCTGTTTGATGGCCGCATCGTTCGGCTTTCGGAATTTCGTCGCCGGCTCACCGCGGCCGCCGATCGCCTGCGACATGCCGGCATGTATCAGGTCGCCGTCGACCTGGCTCGGGCCCTGCCGCCGGTCGTGCCCAACGACGAAGCGTTGATGTTAGAAGCGATCGCGCTGAGCGATTGGGGAGACGAAACGCTGCGTGCCGGCCGGGCCCCGACGGGCGAAATCCCTACCGAGGTGGCTGCCGAAGCCCGCCGACGCTATCACGCCGCCGGCGATGCCTACGCCGCCGCCGCTCAAGCTCGATTCACCACGCCCGACTATGTACCCACACTGTGGACCGCGATCACCGCATACGAAAAAAGTCGCGATTTTGAACACACCTTGGAGCTGCTCGAGCCCTACCTCCGCTACGAAGATCGCGGCATGAAACCCCGCGGCCTGATCACTCAAGGCCGCGCCCTGTTGGCTCTCGACCGCCCGGGCCAGGCGCTCGATCCCTTGATCGACTGCATCGTCGAACATCCCCGCGATTCGCTGCGTTACGAAGCCCGTTTGATCGCCGCCATGGCCCATGCCGAACGCAACGAATTGGCCGAAGCCAGGCAATTGTTGGACGACAACCTGTATGACGGCACGCTGGCGCCCGAAAGTCCGGTTTGGCGTGATTCGCTGTACCTGCTCGGGCAACTGCTGTACCGCGACGCCTACCGCAACCACATGCTGTTGACCGAAAACCTCCCCGAGGGCTTGGTGCCGGCCCCGGCGGAACCCATCGGTTTTCGCGAGAACCAGGTGCTGCTGGAAAACGCTATTCAACGCTTGGAAGAAACGGCTCAACGAGAACAGCTCTCGGTCAGCGAAAACCGCGTCAAAGACGACGCCGCTCGACTCGAAGCGCTCAGCCGCGCACAACACGCCAATTACCTCGCCGCCCGCTCGCGACAGATGGCCGCGCATTGGCCGGCCGTCCAAGCCCAAGCGCCGGACCTGCTCGATACCGCTCGCCGACGCCTAAACCAAACCCGCGAGGAACACCTCGAAAAAGCCATGCTGGGTTTCAAAGCCCTCCGCGAAAAGCTGGCTCGGCGCGAAGAAGACCAACCGCTGTCCGAACAGGAACTGTCGCTGATGCGAAACTGCTTCCTGGCCGAAGCCGACGTGCTGCGAGAAAGCGGGCAGTGGGAACAAGCCGCCGAAGCGTACCGCGGGATTTCGCTGCGATACATGAACCAACCGGCTGCCCTGGAAGCCATGCTGGGGCAAGCTCATTGCATGGAAAGCCTGGGGAAAACTCGCGAAGCAAAACTGATCATCCGCCAAGCCGAACGCGTCCTGCAACGCATCCCGCCTTCGTGGGACGGCCAATTCGTCACCACCACCCGCTACGACCGCCAGCAATGGCAACGGTTGCTAGCATGGATGGCACCGCCCGAAGCCGACGCGTAG
- the flgN gene encoding flagellar export chaperone FlgN, translated as MPADTTKLIQLIAERWQTLQTLLDMSLQQSEMIQQERISELIPLLSSKQPLLQRFADLQEQLRPYAAQPAETRQWADEAQRQTCQQQWDESEEMLAEMMRLEQDCETQLVAGRDRLAERMQQSDGSQRAASAYQAAGQVAPISRLDLSSSR; from the coding sequence ATGCCTGCTGACACGACAAAGTTAATCCAACTGATCGCCGAACGCTGGCAGACGCTGCAGACCCTGCTCGACATGTCGCTGCAACAAAGCGAAATGATCCAGCAGGAGCGGATCTCCGAACTGATCCCGCTGTTGTCCAGCAAACAACCGCTGCTGCAACGCTTTGCCGACCTGCAGGAACAACTGCGACCCTACGCGGCGCAGCCCGCCGAGACGCGGCAGTGGGCCGACGAAGCCCAGCGGCAAACCTGCCAGCAGCAGTGGGACGAAAGCGAGGAAATGCTAGCGGAAATGATGCGGCTGGAGCAGGATTGTGAAACCCAGTTGGTCGCCGGGCGCGACCGCTTGGCCGAGCGAATGCAGCAATCCGACGGTTCGCAGCGAGCCGCCTCGGCCTACCAGGCCGCCGGCCAAGTCGCACCGATCAGCCGTTTGGATTTATCCTCCAGCCGCTGA
- a CDS encoding flagellar basal body rod protein FlgB, translating into MLNMFSSSALPALEQSAVFAQRRHEVLAGNLANLDTPNYRSRDLSVEAFQDALSDSIQRAQSPSQRGLAASSPGHLSSIGHLGSIGHLGSIGHQGSVEPQFADGPRAAMEQVVFHDGSDVNMESQVTQIAKNQHLHNLAIALMRNQFGVLQAAISERV; encoded by the coding sequence ATGTTGAATATGTTTTCATCGTCGGCCCTGCCGGCCCTGGAACAATCCGCGGTCTTCGCCCAGCGTCGACACGAGGTTCTGGCGGGCAACCTGGCCAACCTGGATACGCCGAACTACCGTTCGCGCGATCTGTCGGTGGAAGCATTTCAAGACGCGTTGTCCGATTCGATTCAGCGAGCTCAATCGCCTTCGCAACGCGGTTTAGCCGCCAGCTCGCCCGGGCACCTGAGCAGCATCGGTCACCTGGGCAGCATTGGTCACCTGGGCAGCATTGGTCACCAGGGAAGTGTCGAACCCCAATTCGCCGACGGCCCGCGAGCCGCCATGGAACAGGTCGTGTTCCATGACGGCAGCGACGTGAACATGGAAAGCCAAGTCACCCAGATCGCCAAGAACCAACACCTGCACAACCTGGCCATCGCCCTGATGCGAAACCAATTCGGCGTGTTGCAAGCGGCGATCAGCGAACGAGTCTAA
- the flgC gene encoding flagellar basal body rod protein FlgC, with amino-acid sequence MMRAIDISTSALVAQRVRLNTVSGNIANMSSLTDETGKANPYQARQVVFQTDDELTTSGAAGVKVSEIMTDDAEPLYRYEPHHPLAIQEGKWKGYVAYPNVNLTEQMVDALEATRAYEANVGVMEITKDLSRESLSIIA; translated from the coding sequence ATGATGCGAGCGATCGATATCAGCACTTCGGCTTTAGTAGCCCAGCGAGTGCGACTCAATACGGTCTCGGGCAACATCGCCAACATGTCCTCGCTGACCGACGAAACGGGCAAAGCGAATCCCTACCAGGCTCGGCAGGTGGTGTTTCAAACCGACGACGAGCTGACCACCAGCGGCGCCGCGGGGGTCAAGGTATCGGAAATCATGACCGACGACGCGGAGCCTTTATACCGCTATGAACCCCACCATCCGTTGGCCATCCAAGAGGGCAAATGGAAGGGATACGTGGCTTATCCGAACGTCAACTTGACCGAACAAATGGTGGACGCTCTGGAAGCCACCCGAGCCTATGAAGCCAACGTAGGGGTGATGGAAATCACCAAAGACCTCAGTCGTGAATCCCTTTCGATCATCGCCTGA
- the fliE gene encoding flagellar hook-basal body complex protein FliE: MQPLRLPAQPPLPPAPPQPIQGAGASGNAPVADAGNPFVDMVFGKVQEVNSAQRGAEQMIHQMLTGEDVNQAEVLTAVQKADMAFRMMLQMRNKLMDAYREVQQIQI, encoded by the coding sequence ATGCAACCGCTCCGCCTGCCCGCCCAACCGCCGCTACCGCCAGCTCCGCCGCAACCCATCCAAGGCGCCGGAGCTAGCGGCAATGCACCGGTGGCGGACGCCGGCAACCCCTTTGTCGACATGGTGTTTGGCAAAGTTCAAGAAGTGAATTCGGCCCAGCGTGGCGCCGAACAGATGATCCACCAAATGTTAACCGGAGAAGACGTCAACCAAGCCGAGGTCCTGACCGCGGTCCAAAAAGCGGATATGGCGTTCCGCATGATGCTGCAGATGCGAAACAAACTGATGGACGCTTATCGCGAAGTCCAACAAATCCAAATCTAA
- a CDS encoding fatty acid desaturase family protein: MNKSPRPNYLRQANRIVADLQQPNPWIYWIDFLASMTLGYGAAMMFFNAPWWSIEQTVCFLIAGFALYRLGSFIHEIVHFRSHEMRAFRIAWDLLAGIAMLTPSFFYENHRDHHNARHYGTEHDGEYLPLGNGALRDVVLFLMQVFVQPILVVLRFLLAPLTFLHPRLRQWTLRHASSFVIDFRYQRPVSGHSPLYHNLLDLACSMRAWGIFVALLLGVTDWTRLPQLYMLATFVLGVNYFRTLSAHRYLSGGQRLTHEQQLLDSTTVTGVPLWTELVCPLGMRYHALHHLFPRLPYHNLGIAHRRLMAQLPAGSPYHETVYPTCFAAIAELLRHVRGQEDMPQRGESGATA, encoded by the coding sequence ATGAATAAATCCCCCCGGCCGAACTATCTGCGGCAGGCAAACCGCATCGTCGCGGATCTACAGCAACCCAATCCGTGGATCTACTGGATCGATTTTCTCGCGAGTATGACGTTGGGCTACGGCGCGGCGATGATGTTTTTTAATGCGCCTTGGTGGTCGATCGAACAAACGGTTTGTTTCTTGATTGCCGGGTTCGCTCTATACCGATTGGGATCGTTCATTCACGAGATCGTTCATTTCCGCAGCCACGAAATGCGGGCTTTTCGGATCGCCTGGGACCTGCTAGCAGGCATCGCGATGCTGACGCCCAGTTTCTTTTACGAGAACCATCGTGATCACCATAACGCACGGCACTACGGAACCGAACACGACGGGGAGTACCTGCCGTTGGGCAATGGGGCCCTGCGGGATGTGGTGCTGTTTCTGATGCAGGTGTTTGTTCAGCCCATCCTGGTGGTTCTGCGTTTTCTACTTGCTCCGTTAACTTTCCTGCACCCACGTCTACGGCAGTGGACGTTGCGGCACGCTTCGTCGTTCGTGATTGATTTTCGCTACCAACGTCCCGTTTCTGGACATTCACCGCTGTATCACAACCTGCTGGATCTGGCTTGCAGCATGCGGGCCTGGGGGATCTTTGTGGCTCTATTGTTAGGCGTTACCGATTGGACACGCTTGCCACAGTTGTACATGTTGGCGACATTTGTGTTGGGGGTGAACTATTTTCGAACCTTGTCGGCGCATCGTTATCTGAGCGGTGGGCAGCGCCTGACGCACGAGCAACAGTTGTTGGATTCGACGACTGTGACGGGCGTGCCGTTGTGGACGGAGTTGGTTTGTCCGCTTGGGATGCGTTACCACGCTTTGCATCACCTGTTTCCCCGCCTACCCTACCACAATCTAGGCATTGCCCACCGCCGCTTGATGGCCCAATTGCCCGCCGGTTCCCCGTACCACGAGACCGTATATCCGACCTGCTTCGCCGCGATCGCCGAATTGTTGCGGCATGTGCGAGGGCAAGAGGATATGCCGCAGAGGGGTGAGTCAGGCGCGACGGCGTAA